A region from the Populus trichocarpa isolate Nisqually-1 chromosome 18, P.trichocarpa_v4.1, whole genome shotgun sequence genome encodes:
- the LOC127904692 gene encoding probable protein phosphatase 2C 60 isoform X2 has product MGIYLSSPKTEKFSEDGENGRLRYGLSSMQGWRATMEDAHAAITDLDATTSFFGVYDGHGGKVVAKFCAKYLHRQVRKNEAYAAGDMGTSVQKAFFRMDEMMRGQRGWRELAALGDKITKFTGMIEGLIWSPRGGVCHEQPDDWAFEEGPHSDFSGPTSGSTACVAIIRNNHLIVANAGDSRCVISRKGQAYNLSRDHKPDLEAEKERILKAGGFIHAGRVNGSLNLSRAIGDVEFKQNKYLPVEKQIVTANPDINTLELCDDDDFLVLACDGIWDCMSSQQLVDFIHEQLHSENKLSAVCERVLDRCLAPSTAGGEGCDNMTMIVVQFKKPIGPPASADEQSSQSEPADADSKPEES; this is encoded by the exons ATGGGGATATACCTTAGTTCTCCTAAGACGGAGAAATTTTCAGAGGATGGCGAGAATGGTAGGCTTAGATATGGCTTATCATCCATGCAAGGTTGGCGTGCAACCATGGAAGATGCA CATGCTGCAATAACTGATTTGGACGCTACCACTTCATTCTTTGGTGTTTATGATGGACATGGAG GTAAAGTAGTTGCAAAATTCTGTGCCAAGTATCTCCATCGGCAGGTTCGCAAGAATGAAGCATATGCAGCAGGAGATATGGGAACTTCTGTCCAGAAAGCATTTTTCAG AATGGATGAGATGATGCGTGGCCAGAGAGGGTGGCGGGAACTAGCTGCCTTGGGTGATAAGATAACCAAGTTTACTGGCATGATAGAAGGGTTGATATGGTCCCCAAGGGGTGGTGTTTGTCATGAACAGCCTGATGATTGGGCTTTTGAAGAG GGTCCTCACTCTGACTTCTCTGGACCAACTTCTGGGAGCACAGCCTGTGTTGCGATTATTAGAAACAACCACCTCATTGTTGCGAATGCTGGTGATTCTAGATGTGTGATATCAAGAAAGGGTCag GCTTACAATTTGTCTAGAGATCACAAACCTGATCTTGAGGCTGAGAAAGAACGGATTTTAAAAGCTGGTGGTTTCATACATGCAGGGCGGGTCAATGGCAGTTTAAATCTTTCAAGGGCTATAG GTGATGTGGAGTTCAAGCAGAATAAATATCTACCTGTTGAAAAGCAAATCGTGACAGCCAATCCAGATATAAACACT CTTGAGCTTTGTGATGACGATGATTTTCTTGTGCTGGCATGTGATGGAATATG GGATTGCATGTCAAGCCAGCAACTAGTAGATTTTATTCATGAACAACTACATTCG GAAAACAAGCTCTCTGCAGTGTGTGAGAGAGTGCTTGATAGGTGTTTGGCGCCATCAACAGCAGGTGGTGAGGGATGTGACAATATGACCATGATCGTGGTACAGTTTAAGAAACCTATAGGCCCCCCTGCTTCCGCAGATGAGCAATCCTCACAATCTGAACCTGCTGATGCCGATTCTAAACCAGAGGAAAGTTAA
- the LOC127904692 gene encoding probable protein phosphatase 2C 60 isoform X1, which produces MGIYLSSPKTEKFSEDGENGRLRYGLSSMQGWRATMEDAHAAITDLDATTSFFGVYDGHGGKVVAKFCAKYLHRQVRKNEAYAAGDMGTSVQKAFFRMDEMMRGQRGWRELAALGDKITKFTGMIEGLIWSPRGGVCHEQPDDWAFEEGPHSDFSGPTSGSTACVAIIRNNHLIVANAGDSRCVISRKGQLSLMQAYNLSRDHKPDLEAEKERILKAGGFIHAGRVNGSLNLSRAIGDVEFKQNKYLPVEKQIVTANPDINTLELCDDDDFLVLACDGIWDCMSSQQLVDFIHEQLHSENKLSAVCERVLDRCLAPSTAGGEGCDNMTMIVVQFKKPIGPPASADEQSSQSEPADADSKPEES; this is translated from the exons ATGGGGATATACCTTAGTTCTCCTAAGACGGAGAAATTTTCAGAGGATGGCGAGAATGGTAGGCTTAGATATGGCTTATCATCCATGCAAGGTTGGCGTGCAACCATGGAAGATGCA CATGCTGCAATAACTGATTTGGACGCTACCACTTCATTCTTTGGTGTTTATGATGGACATGGAG GTAAAGTAGTTGCAAAATTCTGTGCCAAGTATCTCCATCGGCAGGTTCGCAAGAATGAAGCATATGCAGCAGGAGATATGGGAACTTCTGTCCAGAAAGCATTTTTCAG AATGGATGAGATGATGCGTGGCCAGAGAGGGTGGCGGGAACTAGCTGCCTTGGGTGATAAGATAACCAAGTTTACTGGCATGATAGAAGGGTTGATATGGTCCCCAAGGGGTGGTGTTTGTCATGAACAGCCTGATGATTGGGCTTTTGAAGAG GGTCCTCACTCTGACTTCTCTGGACCAACTTCTGGGAGCACAGCCTGTGTTGCGATTATTAGAAACAACCACCTCATTGTTGCGAATGCTGGTGATTCTAGATGTGTGATATCAAGAAAGGGTCag CTCTCTTTGATGCAGGCTTACAATTTGTCTAGAGATCACAAACCTGATCTTGAGGCTGAGAAAGAACGGATTTTAAAAGCTGGTGGTTTCATACATGCAGGGCGGGTCAATGGCAGTTTAAATCTTTCAAGGGCTATAG GTGATGTGGAGTTCAAGCAGAATAAATATCTACCTGTTGAAAAGCAAATCGTGACAGCCAATCCAGATATAAACACT CTTGAGCTTTGTGATGACGATGATTTTCTTGTGCTGGCATGTGATGGAATATG GGATTGCATGTCAAGCCAGCAACTAGTAGATTTTATTCATGAACAACTACATTCG GAAAACAAGCTCTCTGCAGTGTGTGAGAGAGTGCTTGATAGGTGTTTGGCGCCATCAACAGCAGGTGGTGAGGGATGTGACAATATGACCATGATCGTGGTACAGTTTAAGAAACCTATAGGCCCCCCTGCTTCCGCAGATGAGCAATCCTCACAATCTGAACCTGCTGATGCCGATTCTAAACCAGAGGAAAGTTAA